In Deltaproteobacteria bacterium, one genomic interval encodes:
- a CDS encoding ImmA/IrrE family metallo-endopeptidase, which translates to MAAFLRVRVATPQDFPLLSYKSLQQLTVADPDSWSAITVSQGGINLVILNSSQPITRQTNSLVHELAHIILNHKTDDAQVSAEGILFRAQFNKEQEDEAAWLAGCLLVPAEGLLDAYRWTRAPRLLAEQFGVSEPLLEWRLRMTGVQKRMARVRRSSKTGR; encoded by the coding sequence TTGGCGGCATTTCTTCGCGTGCGCGTGGCAACGCCGCAGGACTTTCCCCTTCTTTCGTACAAATCCCTCCAACAACTGACGGTAGCAGATCCGGACAGTTGGTCGGCCATCACGGTTTCGCAGGGTGGGATTAATCTCGTGATCCTGAATTCAAGCCAACCCATCACTCGTCAGACAAACAGCCTTGTCCATGAGCTGGCCCACATTATTCTCAACCACAAGACGGATGATGCTCAAGTTTCGGCCGAGGGTATTCTGTTCCGTGCTCAGTTCAACAAGGAGCAGGAAGACGAAGCCGCTTGGCTTGCGGGATGCCTCCTTGTCCCGGCCGAAGGACTACTCGACGCTTATCGGTGGACCCGGGCACCCCGGCTGCTGGCTGAGCAGTTCGGGGTCAGTGAACCTCTCCTTGAATGGCGCTTGCGAATGACTGGAGTTCAAAAGCGGATGGCGCGTGTGCGGCGATCTTCCAAGACGGGCCGTTAG
- a CDS encoding helix-turn-helix transcriptional regulator produces the protein MPEPYSLASLGQLVAQKRGKVGIRTTAREIGVSPATLSRIENGKLPDLENFARICQWLDVDPASVLGFDPEDRGRRTVAVHFRSEKAMAVETAAALQELILAAQHMLAAEEEND, from the coding sequence ATGCCCGAGCCTTATTCACTGGCTTCTTTGGGACAATTGGTCGCGCAGAAGCGCGGCAAGGTCGGTATCCGGACTACGGCACGGGAGATCGGGGTGTCGCCGGCCACGTTGTCACGGATAGAGAACGGGAAGCTTCCAGACTTGGAGAACTTCGCCAGGATCTGCCAGTGGTTAGACGTGGATCCGGCCAGTGTCCTTGGTTTCGATCCTGAAGACCGCGGTCGGAGGACGGTTGCGGTGCACTTCCGAAGCGAAAAGGCCATGGCTGTAGAGACAGCGGCGGCTCTCCAGGAACTGATCCTGGCGGCGCAACATATGCTGGCGGCGGAGGAGGAGAACGATTAG
- a CDS encoding DUF1156 domain-containing protein, producing MTDKKKLIEVALPLDAINRAAAREKSIRHGHPSTLHLWWARRPLAAARAVIFAQMVDDPSDRPDLFPTEVDQQRERERLFRLMGEMVQWESTTNEDVLQQARHEIRVSWRRCCTDNAGHPRAGELFDPDKLPAFHDPFAGGGALPLEAQRLGLEAHASDLNPVAVLINKAMIEIPPRFAGREPVNPEAREGGGAGKPLLTERKWTGAQGLAEDVRYYGRWMRDQAEERIGHLYPKVEITDEMVRERPDLKPYQGRKLTMIAWLWARTVKSPNPAFADVEVPLVSTFMLSTKKGKEVYVEPVFEGSGYRFAVKVGVPADPEAAKAGTKMARGANFRCLLSGTAIPSDYVKTEGKAKRLGSRLMAIVAEGDRGRVYLPPTVEHEEAAAKANPTWRPELELPGNPRWFSPPDYGMPAFGDLFTARQLAALTIFSDLVSEAMEQVNKDHWGVTSAMVDDDRPLREAGAGPKAYAEAVGVYLAFAVDKGANYWSAICAWHTGAAKLVSTFGRQALPMVWDYTEANPFSRLLKNSA from the coding sequence ATGACCGATAAGAAGAAACTCATCGAGGTCGCTCTTCCGCTAGACGCAATTAATCGGGCCGCGGCACGGGAGAAGTCGATCAGACACGGGCACCCAAGCACGCTCCATCTCTGGTGGGCGCGGCGGCCGCTCGCGGCCGCGCGGGCGGTGATTTTCGCACAGATGGTCGACGACCCTTCGGACCGTCCAGATCTGTTTCCCACGGAAGTTGATCAGCAAAGGGAGCGCGAACGGCTTTTCCGGCTGATGGGGGAGATGGTCCAGTGGGAGAGTACCACCAATGAGGATGTGCTGCAGCAGGCGCGACACGAAATCCGAGTTAGCTGGCGGCGGTGTTGTACCGACAACGCGGGACATCCACGGGCTGGAGAGTTGTTTGACCCTGACAAGTTGCCTGCGTTTCACGATCCCTTTGCCGGAGGCGGTGCGTTGCCGCTGGAGGCTCAGCGGTTGGGACTGGAAGCTCACGCGAGCGATCTGAACCCGGTGGCGGTCCTGATCAACAAGGCGATGATCGAGATACCGCCCAGGTTTGCGGGGAGGGAGCCGGTGAACCCGGAGGCGCGAGAAGGCGGAGGGGCAGGCAAGCCGTTGCTGACAGAGCGTAAGTGGACGGGAGCGCAGGGGCTCGCCGAGGATGTCCGTTACTATGGCCGGTGGATGCGAGACCAGGCGGAGGAGCGTATCGGGCATTTGTATCCGAAGGTCGAGATCACCGACGAGATGGTGCGGGAGCGGCCTGACCTGAAGCCGTACCAGGGCCGCAAGCTGACGATGATCGCGTGGCTGTGGGCGCGCACGGTGAAGAGCCCGAATCCGGCGTTTGCGGATGTAGAGGTGCCGTTGGTCTCTACGTTCATGCTCTCGACGAAGAAGGGGAAGGAGGTGTACGTCGAGCCGGTGTTCGAAGGGAGCGGGTACCGGTTTGCGGTGAAGGTGGGGGTGCCGGCAGACCCCGAGGCGGCGAAGGCTGGAACCAAGATGGCGCGCGGAGCCAACTTCAGGTGCTTGCTGTCGGGGACGGCCATTCCGAGCGACTACGTCAAGACGGAGGGCAAGGCGAAGCGGTTGGGGTCACGGCTCATGGCTATAGTGGCGGAGGGGGACCGGGGTCGGGTCTATCTGCCACCGACCGTGGAGCACGAGGAGGCGGCGGCGAAGGCGAACCCCACGTGGCGGCCCGAATTGGAGCTTCCGGGCAACCCCCGCTGGTTCTCTCCGCCAGACTATGGCATGCCCGCCTTCGGCGATCTCTTCACGGCGCGGCAACTAGCTGCCTTGACCATCTTCTCCGACTTGGTGTCGGAAGCGATGGAGCAGGTCAACAAGGACCACTGGGGAGTGACCTCGGCCATGGTTGACGACGACCGGCCCTTGCGGGAGGCGGGTGCCGGACCCAAGGCATACGCCGAGGCGGTAGGGGTGTATTTGGCATTCGCAGTGGACAAGGGAGCCAACTACTGGTCCGCAATCTGTGCTTGGCATACGGGTGCGGCGAAATTAGTGTCCACCTTCGGACGCCAAGCACTCCCGATGGTTTGGGACTATACCGAGGCAAATCCTTTTAGCAGGTTGTTGAAAAACTCCGCCTGA
- a CDS encoding IS5/IS1182 family transposase, with protein sequence MRGTDPRQEGMFSYVSPEARVPADHPLRAIRKMVNRALEGLTR encoded by the coding sequence ATGAGAGGAACAGATCCGCGTCAGGAAGGGATGTTCAGTTATGTGTCGCCGGAAGCGCGAGTGCCAGCAGACCATCCGTTGCGAGCGATACGGAAGATGGTGAACAGGGCGCTTGAAGGACTGACGCGGG
- a CDS encoding ThiF family adenylyltransferase — MSITVVLPDTITGDLILAATSPTERAGVLTARCHQAPGGDLRLLGRTLYWASEDSYRYRAATGMAVTPEGYLSALGSATDDGAIPIWLHTHPQNAPRRSERDKVVDSQISDLFRIRSDSEFYGTVIVSPNGPTLDLTGTLQKSGAEEKAIDRFWLIGDRWWLRPTFDLQPHSIEPTLFDRNVRAFGEDVQRTLGMLKIAIVGTGGTGSSIAEQLVRLGVRQLLLVDGDTLCATNVTRVYGSTPTHVGKPKVSVVAQHLAAIAPDLQCETIKGKCTDASIARALANVDLIFGCTDDNAGRLVLSRLSTYYLIPVIDIGVVLSSDMKGLLTGIDGRVTVLSPGNACLVCRNRIDTARASAEMQTNQERTRLADEGYAPALGRVEPAVVAFTTLVASAAINELLERLVGYGHSTRPSEVLLRVHDREFSTNIATPRARHYCHQGQNKWGLGDTEPFLEQLWTM; from the coding sequence ATGAGTATCACTGTCGTCTTGCCGGACACGATCACTGGCGACTTGATTCTGGCCGCCACGTCACCGACTGAACGTGCTGGCGTTTTGACCGCTCGCTGTCACCAAGCTCCCGGCGGTGACCTGCGCCTGCTCGGAAGAACCCTCTATTGGGCGTCCGAGGATTCATACCGCTATCGTGCGGCCACCGGTATGGCTGTAACGCCGGAGGGTTACCTAAGCGCCCTAGGCTCGGCCACAGACGATGGGGCAATACCCATCTGGCTGCATACACATCCGCAGAACGCGCCACGTCGTAGTGAACGGGACAAGGTTGTCGATTCCCAGATCTCGGATCTCTTTCGAATCCGAAGTGACTCCGAGTTCTATGGAACCGTGATCGTCTCTCCGAATGGTCCGACTCTCGACCTGACAGGTACGCTGCAAAAGTCTGGTGCCGAGGAAAAGGCTATTGACCGTTTCTGGCTCATCGGAGACCGGTGGTGGCTCCGACCTACCTTTGATCTTCAGCCACATTCCATTGAGCCGACTCTCTTCGACCGCAATGTTCGAGCATTCGGCGAGGATGTTCAACGGACGCTAGGCATGTTGAAAATCGCCATCGTAGGCACTGGTGGGACCGGATCTTCAATCGCCGAACAGTTGGTACGTCTGGGAGTGCGTCAGCTCTTGCTCGTCGACGGTGACACGCTGTGTGCCACGAATGTCACTCGTGTGTACGGCTCGACACCTACCCACGTCGGCAAACCGAAAGTCTCTGTGGTTGCCCAACACTTGGCGGCCATCGCTCCAGACCTTCAATGCGAGACGATCAAGGGCAAATGCACTGACGCCTCCATAGCCCGAGCTCTTGCAAATGTTGACCTCATTTTCGGGTGCACCGACGACAACGCCGGAAGGCTCGTACTGTCCAGGCTCTCGACCTACTACCTGATACCCGTAATCGACATAGGAGTGGTCCTTAGCAGCGACATGAAAGGGCTACTCACCGGAATTGACGGTCGAGTTACCGTTCTTTCCCCGGGCAACGCCTGTCTGGTTTGCCGAAACCGCATCGACACGGCGCGAGCATCGGCGGAGATGCAAACGAACCAGGAACGCACTAGGTTAGCCGACGAAGGGTACGCACCCGCCTTGGGGCGCGTTGAACCGGCGGTTGTTGCTTTCACAACTCTAGTCGCCTCGGCAGCGATCAACGAGCTGCTCGAGCGTCTCGTCGGTTATGGACATTCAACACGACCGAGCGAAGTGCTACTTCGAGTACATGACCGAGAGTTCTCGACAAACATCGCAACCCCGCGGGCTCGGCACTACTGTCATCAAGGCCAAAACAAGTGGGGCCTAGGCGACACGGAGCCGTTTCTGGAACAGCTTTGGACCATGTGA
- a CDS encoding multiubiquitin domain-containing protein produces the protein MALSDDKTSVESTPEGGVVIQIDRKEYRLTDKPPDTKIVMTGWELRKLADPEIDEKRDLFLVVPGGSDKKIGNDEELEIHDGMRFFSAPALINPGARESREEVMHATTR, from the coding sequence ATGGCACTATCCGACGACAAAACCAGTGTGGAGAGCACCCCTGAGGGAGGGGTCGTCATTCAGATCGACCGCAAGGAGTACCGACTAACCGACAAACCCCCGGACACGAAGATAGTCATGACGGGGTGGGAACTCCGGAAGCTCGCCGATCCCGAGATCGATGAGAAACGAGACCTGTTCTTGGTGGTCCCCGGCGGCTCAGACAAGAAGATCGGCAACGACGAGGAGCTTGAGATTCACGATGGTATGCGCTTCTTCTCGGCGCCGGCTTTAATCAACCCAGGCGCACGAGAGTCACGGGAGGAGGTAATGCATGCTACCACCAGATGA